TATCAAAAATTCCGGCCGGATGGGAAAAACTCGCAGAATCTTCTAACGGAATCGTGGCTGCCATGTGTAATGTATCGGAAAAATTATATGCTACCCAATTTCATCCTGAAGTAGCTCATACTGAGTTTGGGCTTGATATTATTCAAAATTTCTTATTCAAAGTTGCAGGATGCGCGCCGACATGGACACCGGGATTATTTATAGATGAACAAGTTGCGTTGATTCGAAAAAAAATAGGCGATGCACATGTACTCTGTGGCGTGAGTGGAGGGGTAGATTCTTCTGTAGTAGCAGCACTTTTACATAAAGCGATTGGAGATCAATGCACTGGGGTTTTGATTGATCATGGTATGATGCGGAAAGATGAAGCTGATTCCTGTGTAGCTGCATTGAAAAAGGGACTTGGGATGCAAATTGAATCATATGATGAGTCAGAGATTTTTTTACATAAATTAGATGGAATCTCAGAACCTGAGCAAAAAAGAAAAATCATTGGTGAACAGTTCATTCGATCATTTGAACGCATTTCAAAATCACTGGGGGAGTTCAAATTTTTAGCGCAAGGTACGTTATATCCTGACGTTATTGAAAGCGGGATGAGTATAAATGATTCAGCAGAAACTATTAAAAGTCATCATAATGTCGGAGGTCTTCCTGACAATATAAAATTTCAATTGATTGAACCTCTCAAGGAATTATTTAAAGACGAAGTTCGTGAAGTTGGAAGAGAATTGGGATTGCCAGAATCTCTTGTGGGAAGACATCCGTTCCCCGGTCCCGGTCTTGGCATTCGAATTATGGGAAATATCACAAAGGACAGACTGAAAACTTTGCGTGAGGCTGATTATATTTATATGTCTATTTTAAGGGATGAAAATTTGTACGATGAAATTTGGCAAGCATTTTCAGTTTTGCTCCCGGTAAAAACAGTAGGAGTAATGGGCGATCAACGAACCTATGAAGATGTTTTAGCAATTCGCGCTGTTACAAGTACAGATGGAATGACAGCAGATTGGTA
The Candidatus Neomarinimicrobiota bacterium DNA segment above includes these coding regions:
- the guaA gene encoding glutamine-hydrolyzing GMP synthase, whose product is MNESHKHGVVVLDFGSQYTQLIARRIRENNVFSEILPHNASINDIMERAPKAVILSGGPSSVFDDSAYAFDPEIFTSDFAVLGICYGLQLMVHHFKGTVEPGTHGEYGFASVKVLEKNNLFEDVPEESKVWMSHMDRVSKIPAGWEKLAESSNGIVAAMCNVSEKLYATQFHPEVAHTEFGLDIIQNFLFKVAGCAPTWTPGLFIDEQVALIRKKIGDAHVLCGVSGGVDSSVVAALLHKAIGDQCTGVLIDHGMMRKDEADSCVAALKKGLGMQIESYDESEIFLHKLDGISEPEQKRKIIGEQFIRSFERISKSLGEFKFLAQGTLYPDVIESGMSINDSAETIKSHHNVGGLPDNIKFQLIEPLKELFKDEVREVGRELGLPESLVGRHPFPGPGLGIRIMGNITKDRLKTLREADYIYMSILRDENLYDEIWQAFSVLLPVKTVGVMGDQRTYEDVLAIRAVTSTDGMTADWYHMPDEVLSKIANKIVNSVRGINRVVYDITSKPPGTIEWE